In Helicobacter colisuis, the DNA window TTTTGAGATTTAATGATTCTCCCACGCGGATTCCGGTGTAAATAATCACTTTTAACAACAAGCGATTCCTAGCCCCTAAATCTTGGTGTTTAAAGGGATAAGTATCAATGCCTTTTAAGAATCTCTGCACTTCCTCTTCTATCATATAAGAGGGGAGTTTTTGTCCGCTTTTTCCGCGTAGTCCTCCCCAGTTTTTTAACTCAATCCTAAAGATATAAGAAGTGCCATCATCATCTTCATTTTGCTTATCAATAAAGCCAAAAAAGTTAATGAGCGCGACACGATAGTTTTTCTTAGTAGCATCTGATAGTGAGCTTGTATTGATAGTCAAAAACTCTTTAAGCGTTTCTTCATCTACTTCTTTTAGTGAAGCCAAACCCAAATAATTCAAATATTCATACAGCTTTAATAGCGGAATAATATAAGTGTTGATTCCGATTAATCCTGCATTGCGACATTGTTTGCAGATTTCTTGGATTTCTTGAATGCTTTTAACGCCTTTACGCAAAGAATTAAGTGGCATAATAATATCTTTTTTGTTTTGCACTTGATGATTTGAGAGACTATTGAGTTTGCTATACACAAAGCGTTCAATCCAAAATAACAAGCTTTCTGCAAAATCATCTTTAAAGTCAATGGGATAACGCATATCTTTTCCTTAAGAATATTTTAAATCCTAATTCAAGCTTAATCTTAATCAAGGTTAAGATTCATGGAAACGGGATTTTGTAAGATTTCTACAAACTGCAATTATATCAAAAGATTCTAATATTTTATATTGAAAACTATAATTTTCAAACTTTTATTTTAATAGCCCTTAAATAAGTCTTGGTGTCTTCCTATTCGATAATAATTAACCTCTTTATTGTCTCTTTTGTAGATTAAAACCAAATCTCCAAAAATATGGCATTCTCTAAAATCTTTAAAATCTCCTTTTAATGCGTGATCTTTGTAAGCTCGAGGCAATATATCTAATTTTGCTAAATCCTCAACGCATTTTTTGATTGCTTCAATATCCCATTGCTGTTTTCTAATCAGCTTTAAATCTTTCATAAAACTATTTTGAAAAACTTGATTACGCATTTTCTGCCTTGATTTCTTTATCAATAGCATTGAGCAAATCATCAAAGTTTTTATAAGGTAAAGGCTCATTTTTAGCCAAAATCTC includes these proteins:
- a CDS encoding tyrosine-type recombinase/integrase, which gives rise to MRYPIDFKDDFAESLLFWIERFVYSKLNSLSNHQVQNKKDIIMPLNSLRKGVKSIQEIQEICKQCRNAGLIGINTYIIPLLKLYEYLNYLGLASLKEVDEETLKEFLTINTSSLSDATKKNYRVALINFFGFIDKQNEDDDGTSYIFRIELKNWGGLRGKSGQKLPSYMIEEEVQRFLKGIDTYPFKHQDLGARNRLLLKVIIYTGIRVGESLNLKIKDITLDGDFYVIQVRGKGNKPRVVMIKAKNISNDFSLWINSRPNEVENDLLFCNHKGKKLTQAYVSRIVEQVLLTNGIRKEKNGAHMLRHSFATLLYQKSQDLVLVQEALGHASVETSRIYTHFDKQKLKATTEIM
- a CDS encoding type II toxin-antitoxin system YafQ family toxin; the encoded protein is MRNQVFQNSFMKDLKLIRKQQWDIEAIKKCVEDLAKLDILPRAYKDHALKGDFKDFRECHIFGDLVLIYKRDNKEVNYYRIGRHQDLFKGY